One segment of Egicoccus sp. AB-alg2 DNA contains the following:
- a CDS encoding nucleoside recognition domain-containing protein, with protein MLRRLRLLMAAVSTPTRTVVLVGAESAGKTCLAAALAGRTGRPLNVAGATTALESFDDGDVRYVDSPGLVRHLDTATTATTLQALRDRADDVLLLVVRATDLDGDLAVLLPLAAGRHAVVAVTHWDRVATTAHAPAALSTLRAHLGVPVVALDARRRGPALADLRTAIDAAAPLPALPAVPRIGWRVQPAPGLLERPLVGPPLALMALLGPAAGVVAAAVALAGRLDPVVTQALTPLAAAADRLPPVAAAVVAGDYGLLTMGPLLLVWAAPVVLALAALLGVLKASGLLDRLASAVDPLLRPVGLGGRDLVRVVAGFGCNVPAVVSTRSCATCSRDATVGAIAFGSACSYQLGATVAVLSAAGRPGLVLPYLGLLLTGMLVHARLLARRSPARHLDIALLSGRAFLTRPRWVDVRREMGGVLRHVGLRALPVFALITVMAAVLAVTGLLDVLARSLSPLLAALRLPGEAALPVVLASVRKDGLLLLAEPDVAAAMDGAQLLAALVLAGALLPCLVTALTIARERGRRVAARLVTRQAALALVLAATISWIGPVVVR; from the coding sequence GTGCTGCGACGACTGCGCCTGCTGATGGCTGCCGTCTCCACTCCCACCCGCACCGTCGTGCTCGTCGGCGCCGAGTCGGCCGGCAAGACCTGTCTCGCCGCCGCCCTCGCCGGACGCACCGGCCGGCCCCTCAACGTCGCCGGGGCGACCACCGCCCTGGAGTCCTTCGACGACGGTGACGTCCGCTACGTCGACAGCCCCGGCCTGGTGCGCCACCTCGACACCGCGACGACCGCCACGACCCTGCAGGCGCTGCGCGACCGAGCGGACGACGTGCTGCTGCTCGTCGTGCGCGCCACCGACCTCGACGGCGACCTCGCGGTGCTGCTCCCGTTGGCGGCCGGACGGCACGCGGTCGTGGCCGTGACCCATTGGGACCGCGTCGCAACCACGGCCCACGCCCCGGCGGCGCTGTCGACCCTGCGGGCTCACCTCGGTGTCCCCGTGGTGGCGCTGGACGCCCGACGGCGCGGCCCCGCGCTGGCAGACCTGCGGACCGCCATAGACGCTGCCGCGCCATTGCCGGCCCTCCCGGCCGTGCCGCGGATCGGCTGGCGCGTGCAGCCGGCACCGGGCCTGCTCGAGCGGCCGCTGGTGGGGCCACCGCTGGCGCTCATGGCCCTGCTCGGGCCCGCGGCGGGCGTGGTCGCCGCCGCCGTCGCACTGGCCGGCCGCCTCGACCCCGTCGTCACGCAAGCCCTGACGCCGCTGGCCGCCGCGGCGGACCGGCTCCCCCCCGTCGCGGCCGCCGTGGTCGCCGGGGACTACGGCCTGCTGACGATGGGCCCGCTCCTGCTCGTGTGGGCCGCGCCGGTCGTGCTGGCCCTGGCCGCGCTGCTGGGCGTGCTCAAGGCCAGCGGGCTGCTCGACCGGCTCGCCAGTGCCGTGGACCCGCTGTTGCGACCGGTGGGGCTGGGGGGCCGCGACCTGGTGCGGGTCGTGGCCGGGTTCGGCTGCAACGTCCCGGCAGTCGTCTCGACGCGGTCCTGCGCGACGTGTTCCCGCGACGCCACCGTGGGTGCCATCGCGTTCGGCAGCGCGTGCTCCTACCAGTTGGGCGCGACCGTCGCCGTGCTGTCGGCGGCGGGGCGTCCCGGGCTGGTGCTGCCCTACCTGGGCCTCCTGCTGACCGGGATGCTGGTCCACGCCCGGCTGCTGGCACGCCGATCGCCCGCCCGGCACCTCGACATCGCGCTACTGAGTGGTCGGGCCTTCCTCACCCGTCCGCGGTGGGTCGACGTACGGCGCGAGATGGGCGGCGTGCTTCGCCACGTCGGCCTGCGCGCGCTGCCGGTCTTCGCCCTCATCACGGTGATGGCGGCCGTCCTGGCCGTCACGGGGCTGCTGGACGTACTGGCGCGGTCGCTGTCACCGTTGCTGGCGGCGCTGCGGCTACCGGGTGAGGCGGCACTACCGGTGGTGCTCGCCTCGGTCCGCAAGGACGGGCTGCTGCTGCTCGCGGAGCCGGACGTCGCGGCCGCGATGGACGGCGCACAGCTGCTGGCGGCGCTGGTGCTGGCCGGCGCCCTGCTGCCGTGCCTCGTGACCGCGCTGACCATCGCCCGCGAGCGGGGTCGGCGTGTCGCCGCGCGCCTGGTCACCCGGCAGGCGGCGCTGGCGCTGGTGCTGGCGGCGACGATCAGCTGGATCGGCCCGGTGGTGGTCCGATGA
- a CDS encoding FAD-dependent oxidoreductase: MSRILLVGAGPAALAAAVALRCHDLDGDLEVVDPSGAWLTAWRRRFAQQDIPHLRSPAVHHPHPDPFALLGHEGGDGLVPSGGTKLPTTDRFERFVDHLVEEAGLRDRVVPTAARALTLDATGRATVHLADGTSRRPDHVVLCTNARRPVVPGALRALDGSDLVEHGEWADVRSVTPGERLVVIGGGLSAAHLALGAARRGATVVLLARRRLRVRRFDTHPSWLGPKKRRPFEAEPDPRRRRTIIDHARGGGSVPPRIRRDLQACVEAGSIDLRERAGVLRAETTGDRLVLHLEDGDRLRADRIWSATGGSVDVAADALCRELLTRCPVPLAGGLPDLPPDLRWPGTNVHLTGFATGLRLGPTAGNLVGHRRAALRLVASLRGTDPDLDDRIRAGAGACPGRRPVARPASAPGTRR, encoded by the coding sequence ATGAGCCGGATCCTGCTCGTCGGTGCAGGGCCGGCGGCCCTGGCGGCCGCGGTCGCGTTGCGCTGCCACGACCTCGACGGTGACCTCGAGGTGGTCGACCCGAGCGGGGCGTGGCTGACCGCGTGGCGGCGACGGTTCGCGCAGCAGGACATCCCCCACCTGCGCTCGCCGGCCGTCCACCATCCCCATCCGGACCCGTTCGCGTTGCTCGGCCACGAGGGCGGCGACGGGCTGGTCCCGAGCGGCGGCACCAAGTTGCCAACCACCGACCGCTTCGAGCGGTTCGTCGACCACCTCGTCGAGGAGGCCGGGCTGCGCGACCGCGTGGTCCCGACCGCGGCCCGCGCGCTCACCCTCGACGCCACCGGACGCGCGACGGTCCACCTGGCCGACGGCACCAGCCGCCGTCCCGACCACGTCGTGCTGTGCACCAACGCCCGCCGGCCGGTCGTGCCCGGAGCGCTGCGTGCGCTGGACGGCAGCGACCTCGTGGAGCACGGCGAGTGGGCGGACGTGCGCTCCGTGACGCCCGGCGAACGGCTGGTCGTGATCGGGGGCGGGCTGTCGGCCGCCCACCTCGCGCTCGGTGCGGCCCGCCGCGGCGCGACCGTCGTCCTGTTGGCCCGTCGACGCCTGCGGGTACGACGCTTCGACACCCACCCGAGCTGGCTGGGGCCGAAGAAACGGCGCCCGTTCGAGGCCGAGCCCGATCCTCGCCGGCGGCGGACCATCATCGACCACGCCCGCGGCGGCGGCAGCGTGCCGCCGCGCATCCGCCGCGACCTGCAGGCCTGCGTCGAGGCCGGCTCGATCGACCTGCGCGAGCGCGCCGGCGTGCTTCGCGCCGAGACGACCGGCGACCGGCTCGTGCTGCACCTCGAGGACGGCGACCGGCTTCGGGCCGACCGCATCTGGTCGGCGACGGGCGGCAGCGTCGACGTCGCCGCGGACGCCCTGTGCCGGGAGCTGCTGACGCGCTGTCCCGTGCCGCTGGCCGGTGGCCTGCCCGACCTGCCGCCCGACCTGCGCTGGCCCGGCACGAACGTACATCTCACCGGGTTCGCCACCGGGCTGCGACTGGGACCCACCGCCGGCAACCTGGTCGGCCACCGCCGCGCGGCACTGCGCCTGGTCGCCTCGCTGCGCGGGACCGATCCCGACCTCGACGACCGCATCCGGGCCGGTGCCGGCGCGTGCCCCGGACGTCGGCCCGTCGCGCGGCCGGCATCGGCGCCGGGCACGCGTCGATGA
- the rpsN gene encoding 30S ribosomal protein S14 translates to MAKKSKIAKNEQRKRTVARYADRRAALKAVLRDPDAGHEARQAAAQALQRLPRDASPTRVRSRSAIGGRPRGVLTRFELDRITFRQKALDGELPGIRKASW, encoded by the coding sequence GTGGCGAAGAAGAGCAAGATCGCCAAGAACGAGCAGCGCAAGCGGACCGTCGCCCGGTACGCCGACCGGCGCGCCGCACTCAAGGCGGTGCTCCGCGATCCCGATGCCGGACACGAAGCCAGGCAGGCGGCCGCGCAGGCGCTGCAGAGGCTGCCGCGCGACGCCAGTCCCACCCGTGTCCGCAGCCGTTCGGCGATCGGCGGCCGGCCCCGCGGGGTGCTGACCCGGTTCGAGCTCGACCGCATCACGTTCCGCCAGAAGGCCCTCGATGGCGAGCTCCCCGGCATCCGCAAGGCCAGCTGGTGA
- a CDS encoding exodeoxyribonuclease III — protein MRLVTWNVNSLNARMPRVFELLDQHDPDVVCLQETKTAAEAFPHLEFGMAGYHAVEHSAGRWNGVALLVREDLEVDRVVRGLDGEPDVQEARWVEARVGGVQVVSTYVVNGRTPDHPMFAAKLAFLDAARDRTRQLVAAGPTVIAGDLNVARDDRDVWDPAVFRGSTHVTPEERAHFEAILAVGLVDAYREVEPDGTGFTWWDYRMGAFHRGMGMRLDYALVSHHLGIRNVVVDRNFRKNNRAGDKPSDHAPLLVDLDRAPDR, from the coding sequence GTGCGGCTGGTGACCTGGAACGTCAACTCGCTCAACGCCCGCATGCCGCGGGTGTTCGAACTGCTGGACCAGCACGATCCGGACGTCGTGTGCCTGCAGGAGACCAAGACCGCCGCCGAGGCCTTCCCGCACCTGGAGTTCGGGATGGCCGGCTACCACGCGGTGGAGCACTCCGCCGGACGGTGGAACGGCGTGGCACTGCTGGTGCGTGAGGACCTCGAGGTGGACCGGGTCGTCCGCGGACTCGACGGCGAACCGGACGTCCAGGAGGCCCGCTGGGTCGAGGCCCGTGTCGGCGGCGTGCAGGTCGTCAGCACCTACGTCGTGAACGGCCGGACGCCGGACCATCCCATGTTCGCGGCCAAGCTCGCGTTCCTGGACGCTGCCCGGGACCGGACGCGCCAGCTCGTGGCCGCCGGGCCGACCGTGATCGCCGGTGACCTCAACGTCGCCCGCGACGACCGTGACGTGTGGGACCCGGCCGTCTTCCGCGGCTCCACGCACGTCACGCCGGAGGAGCGCGCCCACTTCGAGGCGATCCTGGCGGTCGGACTGGTCGACGCCTACCGGGAGGTCGAACCCGACGGGACCGGCTTCACCTGGTGGGACTACCGGATGGGCGCCTTCCACCGGGGGATGGGCATGCGGCTGGACTACGCGCTCGTCAGCCACCACCTCGGGATCCGCAACGTGGTCGTCGACCGCAACTTCCGCAAGAACAACCGCGCCGGCGACAAGCCGTCGGACCACGCGCCGCTGCTGGTCGATCTGGACCGCGCCCCCGACCGCTAG
- a CDS encoding MFS transporter, which yields MARDASPDTGAGTARTRPVWLTAPVLTVSALSIGAGLAQFSVTAVIGDVAAHFGEVGAGDEVAAQIGLPATTLGVALALVRVSSLASLPIAALADRFGRRNLLLTLAALGLFLTSTAALSPGFWWYVALVALARPALSTVNALAGVVAAEEATSRDRSAAIALVTAAYGLGAGVVSVARGALPGDPSFRVVTAFALLPLLLLPLLARKVREPRIAARATHAQGLPGHVPRSLAKPVTLLAVVTGGIAIATGPGFTYLFVYGEGVLGASPLFISVLVLGAGPAGLVGILLGRAGADRLGRRLTGGLMMAATGVSIAVAYAGEVPALAVGYLLAIAFSSGFAPAAGALAAEIAPTTFRATVAGWMTMAGVLGAVLGLLSFGVLADLTGGFANASIAIGILVAVVAALFAGLPETRGHELDQDLAPTPSDGAPAD from the coding sequence GTGGCCCGCGACGCCTCGCCCGACACGGGTGCCGGGACCGCGCGCACCCGGCCCGTGTGGCTGACCGCGCCGGTCCTGACCGTCTCCGCGTTGTCGATCGGGGCGGGCCTGGCCCAGTTCAGCGTCACGGCGGTCATCGGCGACGTCGCTGCCCACTTCGGCGAGGTCGGCGCCGGCGACGAGGTGGCCGCGCAGATCGGCCTGCCGGCAACCACCCTCGGTGTCGCGCTGGCGTTGGTGCGGGTGTCGTCGCTGGCGAGCCTGCCGATCGCGGCGCTCGCGGACCGCTTCGGGCGCCGCAACCTGCTGTTGACACTGGCGGCCCTGGGGCTGTTCCTCACTTCCACCGCCGCCCTGTCGCCCGGCTTCTGGTGGTACGTGGCCCTGGTCGCCCTGGCGCGCCCGGCGCTGTCGACCGTGAACGCGCTGGCGGGCGTCGTGGCCGCGGAGGAGGCGACCTCCCGCGACCGCTCCGCGGCCATCGCGCTGGTGACGGCGGCCTACGGGCTGGGCGCCGGCGTGGTGTCGGTCGCCCGGGGGGCGCTGCCCGGCGATCCGTCGTTCCGCGTCGTCACCGCGTTCGCGCTCCTCCCGCTGCTGTTGCTGCCGCTGCTGGCCCGTAAGGTGCGCGAGCCGCGGATCGCCGCACGAGCCACCCATGCGCAGGGGCTACCGGGCCACGTGCCGCGGTCGCTGGCGAAACCGGTGACGCTGCTGGCCGTCGTCACCGGCGGGATCGCGATCGCCACCGGCCCCGGCTTCACCTACCTCTTCGTCTACGGCGAGGGCGTGCTCGGCGCCTCGCCGCTGTTCATCTCCGTGCTGGTGCTCGGTGCGGGACCGGCCGGGCTGGTCGGCATCCTGCTCGGACGGGCCGGGGCGGATCGGCTCGGGCGCCGCCTCACCGGCGGGCTGATGATGGCGGCGACCGGGGTGTCGATCGCCGTGGCCTACGCCGGCGAGGTGCCCGCGCTGGCCGTCGGCTACCTGCTGGCGATCGCCTTCAGCAGCGGGTTCGCCCCGGCGGCCGGAGCGCTGGCCGCGGAGATCGCCCCCACCACGTTCCGCGCGACCGTCGCCGGCTGGATGACCATGGCGGGGGTGCTGGGCGCCGTCCTGGGGCTGCTGTCGTTCGGGGTCCTGGCCGACCTGACGGGCGGGTTCGCCAACGCCTCGATCGCGATCGGCATCCTCGTGGCGGTGGTAGCGGCGCTGTTCGCCGGCCTGCCGGAGACGCGCGGTCACGAACTCGACCAGGACCTCGCACCGACCCCCTCGGACGGCGCGCCGGCCGACTGA
- the mfd gene encoding transcription-repair coupling factor, whose protein sequence is MSAPASIDDVLDPGIAVGPLAAALRPGRAEWPEELEAEDELVCVPSVRPYVLSLLAERAAPLLVLTPRTSDAEAVADGIAAYLGEDRVAVFPAWETLPHERLSPQPRTVGRRLAVLDRLCHPDAHERPLQVVVAPVRAAVQPMDPALTAQRPIELTSRWDGFDRLVEGLAALGYSRTTQVEARGEFAVRGGIVDVFPTGGDHAVRVEFWGDDVESLREFSVGDQRSTDAVERVVIDPARELVLDDALRETARARVADWPELTESLDRLADGQTFEGAEALVLLLRDEPALLSDFLPDTAGLALLDPLLLQERATKLREEAEVLAETAWQTAAFAGQDGAALDTVAGAEVPLQGTNFATPDQLLARSPQRIWRLTPFGAAGGTRLPGAPWDSFRGDVVTLAERANGLLREGKRVVVAVDADGPARRIADVLGEQGVPSAIVGALPPEPQGRRVEVTVSRLRTGFRSDELALAVLGTWDVFGPRRRRANRRLGTRTSAADAVLQLREGDPVVHRTHGVGRYRGMVTREFPAPGGKVAKRDYVLLEYADGDTLYVPSDQVDAVTRYQGGETPSVMSLGGAQWERAKNRVRKAVRDIAADLIRLYAARMHSPGTAFSTDGAMQAELEDAFAHVETPDQLTTIEEIKRDMETPVPMDRLLAGDVGFGKTEVAVRAAGKAVFDGKQVAVLVPTTILAQQHFETFRERFSGFPVEVESLSRFTTPKDRKRILDGLAAGTVDIVVGTHALLGKTVRWRELGLVVADEEQRFGVAQKERLKQLRTSVDVLSMSATPIPRTLEMAVSGLRDLSVIETPPEDRQPVMTVVSEYDEAQIALAIRRELLRDGQVFYVHNQVDSIHRVAAGIQEMVPDARVEVAHGQMDERQLERVMVRFWEREFDVLVCTTIIESGLDVPNANTLIIERADLLGLSQLHQLRGRVGRSSERGYAYFLYPEGASITEPAYERLKTIAEHTRLGSGLAIAMRDLEIRGAGNVVGAEQSGQVAAVGFEMYSQLLKEEVADLSGEPIEEEVEIKVELPLDAHLPHDYVEDERQRLELYKRISAIRDAGGVRDVKAELADRFGPLPEPAERLLTLAALKAALRRWKIQEVTLTPAGRLRVAPMDLTESQLVRLERLHRGYRYQREQLTLQLPVPSPRPDDLVAWVAATLRDLIAPPKPRR, encoded by the coding sequence GTGAGCGCACCAGCCAGTATCGACGACGTCCTGGATCCCGGCATCGCCGTCGGCCCGCTCGCCGCGGCGCTGCGTCCGGGCCGTGCCGAGTGGCCGGAGGAGCTCGAGGCCGAGGACGAGTTGGTCTGCGTGCCGTCGGTGCGCCCGTACGTGCTGAGCCTGCTCGCCGAGCGGGCGGCGCCCCTGCTGGTCCTCACGCCGCGCACCTCCGACGCCGAAGCGGTCGCCGACGGCATCGCGGCCTATCTCGGCGAGGACCGCGTCGCGGTCTTCCCCGCCTGGGAGACGCTGCCCCACGAGCGGCTGTCGCCGCAGCCGCGCACCGTCGGGAGGCGCCTCGCGGTGCTCGACCGGCTCTGCCACCCCGACGCGCACGAGCGCCCGTTGCAGGTCGTGGTCGCGCCGGTGCGGGCCGCCGTGCAGCCGATGGATCCGGCCCTGACCGCACAACGGCCGATCGAACTGACTTCGAGGTGGGACGGCTTCGACCGGCTGGTCGAGGGCCTGGCCGCCCTCGGCTACAGCCGGACGACGCAGGTCGAGGCGCGCGGCGAGTTCGCCGTGCGCGGCGGCATCGTGGACGTGTTCCCCACCGGTGGCGACCACGCCGTGCGCGTGGAGTTCTGGGGCGACGACGTCGAATCGCTGCGTGAGTTCTCGGTCGGCGACCAGCGTTCCACCGACGCGGTGGAGCGCGTGGTCATCGACCCGGCCCGGGAGCTGGTGCTCGACGACGCCCTGCGCGAGACGGCCCGCGCCCGTGTCGCGGACTGGCCCGAGTTGACCGAGTCGCTCGACCGGCTCGCCGACGGGCAGACCTTCGAGGGCGCCGAGGCGCTGGTGCTGCTGCTGCGCGACGAACCGGCGTTGCTGAGCGACTTCCTGCCCGACACGGCGGGGCTCGCGCTGCTCGACCCGCTGCTGCTGCAGGAGCGTGCCACGAAGCTGCGCGAGGAGGCCGAGGTCCTGGCGGAGACCGCGTGGCAGACGGCCGCGTTCGCCGGGCAGGACGGTGCCGCGCTCGACACGGTGGCCGGCGCGGAGGTCCCGCTGCAGGGCACCAACTTCGCCACCCCCGACCAGCTGCTGGCGCGCAGCCCGCAGCGGATCTGGCGGCTGACTCCGTTCGGTGCCGCCGGGGGGACGCGGCTGCCCGGCGCGCCGTGGGACTCCTTCCGCGGCGACGTCGTCACGCTCGCGGAGCGGGCCAACGGGCTGCTACGCGAGGGCAAGCGCGTCGTCGTCGCCGTCGACGCCGACGGGCCGGCGCGCCGGATCGCCGACGTGCTGGGCGAGCAGGGCGTGCCCTCCGCGATCGTGGGCGCGCTCCCCCCCGAGCCGCAGGGCCGCCGCGTCGAGGTGACCGTCAGCCGCCTGCGGACGGGCTTCCGGTCGGACGAGCTCGCGTTGGCCGTGCTCGGCACCTGGGACGTCTTCGGTCCCCGGCGACGACGGGCCAACCGGCGTCTGGGCACCCGCACCAGCGCCGCGGACGCCGTGCTGCAGCTGCGCGAGGGCGACCCGGTCGTGCACCGCACCCACGGCGTCGGCCGCTACCGCGGCATGGTGACACGTGAGTTCCCGGCCCCGGGCGGCAAGGTCGCCAAGCGCGACTACGTGCTGCTGGAGTACGCCGACGGCGACACGCTGTACGTGCCCTCCGACCAGGTCGACGCGGTCACCCGCTACCAGGGCGGCGAGACCCCCTCCGTCATGTCGCTGGGCGGGGCGCAGTGGGAGCGGGCCAAGAACCGGGTCCGCAAGGCCGTCCGCGACATCGCCGCCGACCTCATCCGCCTCTACGCCGCCCGGATGCACTCGCCGGGGACGGCGTTCTCGACCGACGGGGCCATGCAGGCCGAGCTCGAGGACGCGTTCGCGCACGTGGAGACGCCCGACCAGCTCACCACCATCGAGGAGATCAAACGCGACATGGAGACGCCGGTCCCGATGGACCGGTTGCTGGCCGGCGACGTCGGTTTCGGCAAGACCGAGGTGGCCGTGCGGGCCGCCGGCAAGGCGGTGTTCGACGGCAAGCAGGTCGCCGTGTTGGTGCCCACGACGATCCTGGCCCAGCAGCACTTCGAGACCTTCCGCGAACGCTTCTCCGGCTTCCCCGTCGAGGTCGAGTCGCTCAGCCGTTTCACCACCCCGAAGGACCGCAAGCGCATCCTCGACGGGCTGGCAGCCGGGACCGTCGACATCGTCGTGGGCACCCACGCCCTGTTGGGCAAGACCGTGCGGTGGCGGGAGCTCGGGCTGGTCGTCGCCGACGAGGAACAGCGCTTCGGCGTCGCGCAGAAGGAGCGGCTGAAGCAGCTGCGGACCTCGGTCGACGTGCTGTCGATGTCGGCGACCCCGATCCCGCGCACGCTGGAGATGGCCGTGTCCGGCCTGCGCGACCTGTCCGTGATCGAGACGCCGCCCGAGGACCGCCAGCCGGTCATGACGGTCGTCAGCGAGTACGACGAGGCCCAGATCGCCCTCGCGATTCGCCGCGAGCTGTTGCGCGACGGGCAGGTCTTCTACGTCCACAACCAGGTCGACTCGATCCATCGGGTGGCCGCCGGGATCCAGGAGATGGTCCCCGACGCCAGGGTCGAGGTCGCCCACGGGCAGATGGACGAGCGCCAGCTCGAGCGCGTCATGGTGCGCTTCTGGGAACGCGAGTTCGACGTGCTGGTGTGCACGACGATCATCGAGTCCGGCCTGGACGTGCCCAACGCGAACACGCTGATCATCGAGCGCGCCGACCTGCTGGGCCTCTCGCAGCTGCACCAGCTGCGCGGGCGTGTCGGGCGCTCGTCCGAGCGTGGCTACGCCTACTTCCTCTACCCGGAGGGGGCGTCGATCACCGAGCCCGCCTACGAGCGGCTGAAGACGATCGCCGAGCACACCCGCCTCGGCTCGGGGCTGGCGATCGCGATGCGCGACCTGGAGATCCGCGGGGCCGGCAACGTCGTCGGTGCGGAACAGTCGGGCCAGGTCGCCGCGGTGGGCTTCGAGATGTACTCGCAGCTGCTCAAGGAGGAGGTGGCCGACCTCTCCGGCGAGCCGATCGAGGAGGAGGTCGAGATCAAGGTCGAGCTGCCGCTCGACGCCCACCTGCCGCACGACTACGTCGAGGACGAACGTCAGCGCCTGGAGCTGTACAAGCGCATCTCCGCCATCCGCGACGCCGGCGGCGTCCGCGACGTCAAGGCCGAGCTCGCCGACCGGTTCGGCCCGCTGCCCGAACCGGCCGAGCGGCTGCTCACCCTGGCGGCCCTCAAGGCGGCCCTGCGACGCTGGAAGATCCAGGAGGTGACGCTGACGCCGGCCGGGCGGCTGCGGGTGGCGCCGATGGACCTGACCGAGTCGCAGCTGGTCCGTCTCGAGCGGCTGCACCGCGGGTACCGGTACCAGCGCGAGCAGCTCACCCTGCAGCTGCCGGTGCCCTCGCCGCGGCCCGACGACCTGGTCGCCTGGGTCGCCGCGACCCTGCGCGACCTGATCGCCCCACCCAAGCCGCGTCGCTGA
- a CDS encoding DUF4191 domain-containing protein → MKERLQQIRLAWGQLKQVDPKAPAWIAGGALLGLLVGALLGLLITPWLAIPLAILFTMMGAMVVFNRRLQKAQFAALEGHPGAAAAVLQQMRGQWFVTPAVAVNAKQDLVHRVVGRCGIVLVAEGSSRQRVKGLLAKERKRLQRVAGDAPLHTLVVGDGRDDTVALNKLQFTMNKLPRELKKTEVPKLERRLKPLDKAPPIPQGIDPNMARRPRPKPR, encoded by the coding sequence GTGAAGGAGAGGCTCCAGCAGATCCGGCTGGCCTGGGGGCAGCTCAAGCAGGTCGACCCCAAGGCCCCGGCCTGGATCGCCGGCGGTGCGCTGCTCGGCCTGCTCGTGGGCGCGTTGCTCGGCTTGCTGATCACGCCGTGGCTCGCGATCCCGCTCGCCATCCTGTTCACGATGATGGGGGCGATGGTCGTCTTCAACCGGCGGCTGCAGAAGGCGCAGTTCGCCGCCCTGGAGGGTCACCCCGGGGCCGCGGCGGCGGTCCTGCAGCAGATGCGTGGCCAGTGGTTCGTGACCCCCGCCGTGGCCGTGAACGCCAAGCAGGACCTGGTGCACCGCGTCGTCGGTCGCTGCGGCATCGTGCTGGTCGCCGAGGGCTCGTCGCGTCAGCGCGTCAAGGGCCTGCTCGCCAAGGAACGCAAGCGCCTGCAGCGCGTCGCCGGTGACGCGCCGCTGCACACGCTGGTGGTCGGCGACGGGCGGGACGACACGGTCGCGCTCAACAAGCTGCAGTTCACCATGAACAAGTTGCCGCGCGAGTTGAAGAAGACCGAGGTGCCCAAGCTCGAACGCCGGCTCAAGCCGCTCGACAAGGCACCGCCGATCCCGCAGGGCATCGATCCGAACATGGCGCGCCGCCCACGCCCGAAGCCGCGCTAG
- the pth gene encoding aminoacyl-tRNA hydrolase has product MADDDRWLVVGLGNPELEYGGTRHNVGADAVRAFARREHAQLTRNKRARCETAEVKVAGRRFALAIPQSYMNTSGGPVQQAAAWFKVPVDRIIALHDDLDVEPGALKVKRGGSPAGHNGLKDLDRALGSRDYLRVRIGIGRPPGRMPGKDFVLRRFSPAEREIVDVTLEEAADAVVMLATEGLEPTQNRYHGARGDDARRRS; this is encoded by the coding sequence GTGGCCGACGACGACCGCTGGCTCGTCGTCGGCCTCGGCAACCCCGAACTCGAATACGGCGGTACCCGGCACAACGTGGGCGCGGACGCGGTCCGCGCCTTCGCCCGTCGCGAGCACGCGCAGTTGACCCGCAACAAACGGGCCCGCTGCGAGACCGCCGAGGTCAAGGTCGCCGGACGTCGCTTCGCGCTGGCCATCCCGCAGAGCTACATGAACACCTCGGGCGGGCCCGTCCAGCAGGCCGCGGCCTGGTTCAAGGTCCCGGTCGACCGCATCATCGCCCTGCACGACGACCTCGACGTGGAACCGGGCGCACTCAAGGTCAAGCGGGGCGGCAGCCCCGCAGGCCACAATGGGCTGAAGGACCTCGATCGGGCCCTCGGCAGCCGGGACTACCTGCGCGTGCGCATCGGGATCGGCCGGCCGCCGGGGCGCATGCCCGGCAAGGACTTCGTGCTGCGAAGGTTCTCGCCGGCCGAGCGCGAGATCGTCGACGTCACCCTCGAAGAGGCGGCCGACGCGGTCGTGATGCTCGCCACGGAGGGCCTCGAGCCCACACAGAACCGCTACCACGGCGCACGCGGAGACGACGCGAGGAGACGGTCGTGA
- a CDS encoding 50S ribosomal protein L25: protein MSKQVPLSAQKRTHQGKGAAGRLRKEGRVPGIVYGYKVDPTPVSVDALELYHALHTEAGRNAMIRLDIEGSTHLTLARDLQIHPVRQETLHVDFLAVDTDSQISVEVPIHLVGEEDVAPGGGVVNQILYTAPVLVRPLDVPNSLEISVEGMEIGDVKRIEDLQDQLPEGAEFETDPDTTVVTINAPVSEAELEALEEAVGAGEETGVEVEAEAQPAEDVVAEPAEAEEA from the coding sequence GTGTCGAAGCAGGTCCCGCTCAGCGCCCAGAAGCGCACCCACCAGGGCAAGGGCGCCGCCGGCCGTCTGCGCAAGGAAGGCCGGGTCCCCGGCATCGTGTACGGCTACAAGGTCGACCCGACGCCGGTCAGCGTCGACGCGCTCGAGCTGTACCACGCCTTGCACACCGAGGCCGGCCGCAACGCCATGATCCGCCTGGACATCGAGGGCAGCACCCACCTCACCCTGGCCCGCGACCTGCAGATCCACCCGGTCCGCCAGGAGACCCTCCACGTCGACTTCCTCGCCGTCGACACCGACTCGCAGATCTCCGTCGAGGTGCCGATCCACCTCGTCGGCGAGGAGGACGTCGCGCCCGGCGGTGGCGTGGTCAACCAGATCCTCTACACCGCCCCGGTGCTGGTCCGTCCGCTCGACGTGCCCAACTCGCTGGAGATCTCGGTCGAGGGCATGGAGATCGGCGACGTCAAGCGCATCGAGGACCTCCAGGACCAGCTCCCCGAGGGCGCGGAGTTCGAGACCGACCCCGACACCACCGTCGTGACGATCAACGCCCCGGTCAGCGAGGCCGAGCTCGAGGCCCTCGAGGAGGCCGTCGGCGCCGGCGAGGAGACCGGTGTCGAGGTCGAGGCCGAAGCCCAACCGGCCGAGGACGTCGTCGCCGAGCCCGCCGAGGCCGAGGAGGCCTGA